Proteins encoded by one window of Aphis gossypii isolate Hap1 chromosome X, ASM2018417v2, whole genome shotgun sequence:
- the LOC114131615 gene encoding U3 small nucleolar RNA-associated protein 6 homolog, whose product METFTYSGAMSSEQLNVEKIFLTTYIMSFEKFKELTNQRKLLNEIILSGKATEEQLAVQINLETIILDSCKEKIEQAVKETNTGDFNTEIITILSKRINDVYMLLFKKFKYDITLVSSYLEFCSKNKKPFSEYKIVLDDIMDTFHSDPEVYITGAHHALNECNDIESARRYIAIGIKFHDDFKKLYVEEFWIEIQNLNKTGDISIQTALKKYNSIIQQFKNDIHIHIDLVDTIFNEKIKMSQLHCIIIRDMIDKQKENELMWQKLSKIHLNGYVYNYDTEIIQKVQDPNRIDCIKNCICTYNKALKEAKSIMNKRKLWELFLDDVIEIYSSSDTDNQTNKVFINKLADQTFSQAYRSGIMKMPRHFIFWADRNHYDKDRELAVLKRGLTVSNNDVDLWSKLFKYYINRDFLRNAMAVLFESVSIIKEKSLPLWEIMEFYVLNTEEDMVEKFYRQASIIVKIEEINLRFRPEYLEWRVLTFDIESGRQIFSILKFLEPKCHDLYKRMLRFETLNIIANDERHIKYMRKLYNEACNKFGHMDVELWYDCIRFEYMYGIPSLVDVIFAAGINLLEKPSYKTKLTEMKTELDVQFRLKREVIHIED is encoded by the exons ATGGAGACGTTCACATATTCTGGTGCTATGTCATCAGAACAATTAAATGTCGAAAAAATTTTCCTAACGACCTATATTATGagctttgaaaaatttaa ggaaCTCACCAACCAACGTAAATTACTTAACGAGATTATTTTGAGTGGAAAAGCAACAGAAGAGCAATTAGCGGTACAAATAAATCTCGAAACGATTATATTAGATTCTTGTAAAGAGAAAATTGAG CAAGCTGTGAAGGAAACTAACACTGGAGATTTCAACAcagaaattattactattttatctaAGCGGATAAATGATGTATATATGTTGTTGTTTAAGAAGTTCAAATATGACATAACTTTGGTTTCAAGCTATCTTGAATTTTGTTcgaaaaat aaaaaaccATTTTCAGAGTATAAGATTGTATTAGATGATATAATGGATACATTTCATAGCGATCCAGAGGTGTACATAACGGGAGCACATCATGCTTTGAATGAATGTAACGATATAGAATCTGCCAGGCGGTATATTGCGATTGGTATAAAATTTCATGAcgatttcaaaaaattgtatgttgaaGAATTTTGGatagaaattcaaaatttaaacaaaacagGAGATATTTCTATCCAAAcagctttaaaaaaatataactctaTCATTCAGCAGTTCAAAAATGACATTCATATTCATATTGATTTGGtggatacaatttttaatgaaaagataaaaatgaGTCAATtacactgtattataattag ggATATGATAGATAAGCAAAAAGAAAATGAGTTGATGTGgcaaaaattaagtaaaatccATTTAAATGGTTATGTGTATAACTACGATAcagaaattatacaaaaagttCAAGACCCGAACCGTATAGATTGTATAAA gaactgcatttgtacatataataaagcCTTAAAAGAAGCTAAGTCCATTatgaataaaagaaaattatgggAACTGTTTTTGGATGATgtcattgaaatatatagttCAAGTGACACGGATAATCAAACCAATAAAGTCTTCATAAATAAACTGGCTGATCAAACATTTTCTCAAGCATATCGCTCTGGCATCATGAAAATGCctagacattttattttttgg gcaGATCGTAATCATTATGACAAAGACCGTGAATTAGCAGTATTGAAAAGAGGCCTGACAGTTTCAAATAACGATGTTGACTTGTggtcaaaattgtttaaatattatattaatcgtgattttttaagaaatgcaATGGCTGTTTTATTTGAGTctgttagtataataaaagaaaaatcattGCCTTTATGGGAAATCATGGAATTTTACGTCTTGAACACTGAAGAAGATATG gTTGAAAAATTTTACAGACAAGCCTCAATAATTGTGAAAATagaagaaattaatttaagattccGGCCTGAATATTTAGAATGGCGCGTTTTAACATTCGATATAGAAAGTGGACGTCAAATTTTTAgcatcttaaaatttttagaaccAAAATGTCACGATTTGTATAAAAGAATGTTACGATTTGAAACACTGAACATAATTGCTAATGATGAAAGACATATTAAGTACATGAGAAAATTGTATAACGAAGCATGTAATAAATTTGGACACATGGATGTTG AGTTATGGTATGATTGCATACGATTTGAGTATATGTACGGTATCCCATCATTAGTAGATGTGATTTTTGCAGCAGGAATAAACCTTTTAGAAAAACCAagttataaaactaaactaaCTGAGATGAAAACCGAACTTGATGTACAATTTAG aTTAAAAAGAGAAGTAATACACATTGAagattaa